From Enterococcus mundtii, the proteins below share one genomic window:
- a CDS encoding DUF1273 domain-containing protein, with the protein MDTIKVMYISGYRSFELGIFKDNDPKMTVIKKVLKNELTQLVEEGLEWVIISGNLGVELWAGEVVAEMKTDYPELKLGIIYPFAEFGNGWNENNQEKKRLVEQLSDYRESVSHQPYQSPSQLRNHTQFILQHTDGTLLIYDPEYPGKTDYFFKDAQKYQGSHPYEIRTVSMDDLQNFSE; encoded by the coding sequence ATGGATACAATAAAAGTAATGTATATCTCTGGTTATCGCAGTTTTGAATTAGGTATATTCAAAGATAATGACCCTAAAATGACAGTTATTAAAAAAGTTTTAAAAAATGAATTGACCCAATTGGTGGAAGAAGGATTGGAATGGGTGATCATCAGCGGTAACTTAGGCGTCGAATTATGGGCAGGTGAAGTCGTCGCTGAAATGAAGACGGATTATCCAGAATTGAAGCTTGGGATCATTTATCCGTTTGCAGAGTTTGGCAATGGCTGGAATGAGAACAATCAGGAAAAGAAAAGGCTGGTAGAACAGCTTTCTGACTATCGTGAGTCGGTGAGTCACCAACCCTATCAATCACCAAGTCAACTAAGAAATCATACCCAATTTATTCTACAACATACGGACGGGACACTATTGATTTATGATCCAGAATATCCTGGAAAAACAGACTATTTTTTTAAGGATGCACAAAAATATCAAGGGAGTCATCCTTATGAGATTCGAACCGTCAGCATGGATGATTTGCAAAATTTTAGTGAATAA
- a CDS encoding PBP1A family penicillin-binding protein, translating into MPTNQTRSSKRSTSSSSPKKRGKQSTKKGTGKDRKGLITRILLIGLSLICVAFLAGVGLFWFYAKDAPALTDEKLDATVSSKLYTKDGELFEDLGAEKREKISANELPKTLEDAIVSVEDRRFYKHIGVDPVRIIGAALSNFTSGGLQGGSTLTQQLIKLSFFSTSTEDQTIRRKAQEAWMAVRLEQTKSKQEILTYYVNKVYMSNGLYGMETAAQSYFGKTLSELNLPQTALLAGMPQAPSAYDPYQFPEQAKKRRDTVLYTMLQNEKISQTEYDTAINTPITDGLQELTQEDTNTRIVDNYVKEVINEVHAKTDKNVYTDGLDIYTNLDLNAQKHLYDVVNTDQYVAYPDDQMQVATTLIDVNTGQVTAQIGGRNIPDDVALGNNLAVNTSRDFGSTMKPITDYAPAFEELNYSTGKLIADAPYNYEGTSIPVSNWDNRYMGMVTLRQALYLSRNVPAVKLFNEVGADKVAEFLSSLGIEYSTIHQSNAISSNTEQQDGTKYGASSEKMAAAYAALANGGTYYKPQYVNRIVFQDGTEETFEPEGTRAMSEETAYMVTDILKDTITRGTGTNAAIPGLIQAGKTGTSNYTDEEYAKLGTSTGVYPDILFAGYTPNYAISVWTGYNDKMTPITSTGTDVASDVYRELMKFVSANVTNTDWTMPNGLYRSGGELFFRNASSSGNSNATVPSTTIPSSSAVVPVTPVPDSSTSETVPETSTSSTTEPSSSEQSTPPSSEPTEPSSEPSTEPPASSSEEAPPESSATPPSSEDTNAAGGDSGTRTAPSTRSSSRNSSD; encoded by the coding sequence ATGCCAACTAATCAAACGAGATCTTCTAAAAGAAGCACCTCCTCTTCTTCTCCAAAGAAAAGAGGAAAACAATCAACGAAAAAAGGCACTGGAAAAGATCGAAAAGGATTGATCACACGTATTCTTTTAATTGGTCTTTCCTTGATCTGTGTCGCTTTTCTCGCAGGGGTCGGACTTTTTTGGTTTTATGCCAAAGATGCTCCTGCTTTGACAGACGAAAAACTGGATGCAACAGTTTCGTCAAAACTTTATACGAAAGATGGCGAGTTATTTGAGGATCTAGGAGCAGAAAAAAGAGAAAAAATTTCTGCCAATGAACTGCCAAAGACACTTGAAGATGCCATCGTTTCAGTCGAAGACCGAAGATTTTACAAACATATCGGTGTCGACCCTGTTCGGATCATCGGTGCCGCATTATCCAACTTTACATCTGGCGGCTTACAAGGTGGTAGTACGTTGACTCAGCAGCTGATCAAGCTCTCTTTCTTCTCGACTAGTACCGAAGACCAAACAATCAGACGTAAAGCCCAAGAAGCCTGGATGGCTGTCAGACTGGAACAAACGAAATCAAAACAAGAGATATTGACCTACTATGTCAACAAAGTCTATATGTCTAACGGTCTTTATGGCATGGAAACAGCGGCTCAATCTTACTTTGGAAAAACATTAAGCGAATTGAATTTACCGCAAACCGCGCTTTTAGCAGGAATGCCTCAAGCACCGTCAGCTTATGATCCTTACCAGTTTCCAGAGCAAGCAAAAAAACGTCGTGATACTGTCTTGTACACGATGCTCCAAAACGAAAAAATCTCTCAAACAGAGTACGATACAGCGATCAATACACCGATCACGGATGGGTTACAAGAATTAACCCAAGAAGACACTAATACACGGATCGTCGACAATTATGTCAAAGAGGTCATCAATGAAGTCCATGCTAAAACAGACAAGAATGTCTATACCGATGGCTTAGATATTTATACGAACTTAGACTTGAATGCCCAAAAACACTTATATGATGTGGTGAATACAGATCAATACGTTGCATATCCAGATGATCAAATGCAAGTAGCCACTACGTTGATCGATGTCAATACTGGACAAGTCACCGCGCAGATCGGTGGAAGAAACATTCCGGATGATGTCGCTTTAGGTAATAACTTAGCTGTTAATACCTCTCGTGACTTTGGTTCAACCATGAAACCGATCACTGACTACGCGCCAGCATTTGAAGAATTGAACTATTCTACTGGCAAATTGATCGCCGATGCACCTTACAATTATGAAGGAACTTCTATTCCTGTTTCGAACTGGGACAACCGTTACATGGGAATGGTCACCTTGCGCCAAGCGTTATACCTTTCAAGAAACGTCCCAGCAGTCAAGCTCTTCAATGAAGTTGGCGCAGATAAAGTTGCAGAATTCTTGAGTAGCTTAGGGATCGAATATAGCACGATCCATCAGTCAAATGCGATTTCAAGTAATACTGAACAACAAGATGGTACAAAATACGGTGCTTCTTCTGAAAAAATGGCCGCAGCATACGCTGCCTTAGCAAACGGTGGTACTTACTATAAACCACAATACGTTAATCGGATCGTTTTCCAAGATGGCACTGAAGAAACATTTGAACCAGAAGGAACAAGAGCGATGTCTGAAGAGACAGCGTATATGGTTACTGACATCTTGAAAGATACGATTACTCGCGGAACCGGTACGAATGCCGCAATCCCAGGGTTGATCCAAGCAGGTAAAACAGGAACATCTAATTATACGGACGAGGAATATGCTAAGTTAGGTACCTCAACGGGCGTTTATCCAGATATTTTATTTGCTGGTTACACACCGAATTATGCAATTTCTGTGTGGACGGGATACAATGATAAAATGACTCCGATCACTTCCACTGGAACAGATGTAGCTTCAGATGTTTATCGCGAATTGATGAAATTTGTCTCCGCAAATGTGACAAATACGGATTGGACGATGCCTAACGGACTGTACCGTTCTGGTGGTGAATTATTCTTTAGAAATGCATCATCATCTGGCAATTCAAACGCTACGGTGCCGTCAACGACGATTCCTTCTTCATCTGCGGTCGTCCCTGTAACTCCTGTTCCAGATTCTTCAACGAGCGAAACTGTTCCTGAGACTTCTACAAGCTCAACGACTGAACCTAGTAGCTCTGAACAGTCAACGCCACCAAGTAGTGAACCAACTGAACCAAGTAGTGAGCCTTCTACAGAACCACCAGCATCTTCTAGCGAGGAAGCACCACCTGAATCCTCTGCTACGCCGCCAAGTTCCGAAGATACAAATGCTGCTGGTGGTGACAGCGGGACACGAACTGCACCTTCTACTCGATCTTCGTCTAGAAACAGTAGTGATTGA
- a CDS encoding InlB B-repeat-containing protein yields the protein MKSKINSKIIILMTVLVILLTHLPFHFAYGSETSEPAPESQNDPSLGVERNATITFETSPSEGGRPRSMPHITPPGGSLLYTISANPNQGFRFVRWELINGWNASIGNLNAETTSLNISTGGPIGPPVHETITIRAIYERVYNLTFQSSPNAGGNPRADQTILAQGETTTIHANVSNGYRFVQWEPVSGNATIANRTSQSTSITMGAGDSSIRAVYEQITHSVSVQANPTIGGNPRVSASSAAQGATINLNANPATGYRFVNWQFRTQNGATITNSNLANTSLRMGTGPVSVQANYERLQQGSVVVRYVDEEGNELAQSDILTGFSGEAYRTEAKEIEGWELLVKPENATGVFTNVEQIVTYTYRKNQQLWGTVPWEYDEATKTIHLYGGIAGSVPEAPWKSHSEVETIIVTNEVFLPENSASLFNGARQLESIEGVGNFNTSKVTNMDEMFARTSALKELDISQWDVSNVTSMSHTFAWMTNLRKLDVSQWDVGNVIDMGNLFMSSSSLAELDLSNWDTRNKNISGMFYLALRLSSLKLGEESVIGNTSLRTIVPTAEYTGRWVLEESLDSSVRTIAFENSNEFMANYDGNHPGTYVWERSRPEELVATLEPLSDQSTAITGWMTEVTDSRTITYQNTAGQTVSVTKESPRIKWGDYQDADQRIRQFEIPLAENERLATDTQVTLAIAKPSVETTGDLTIDEKVIKGIDYTANHFTLERNKLEGLTSEAELHELILKESQATAHDVLTQDDRSQEIKIVATDLTKDEVDDGTYFSTFQVGNKAYQFTIGIDVSSKIHHLKVSIPTKMVFESLYQGEETNREFVSPDYEIRNHSDLSVDTYVNQFIVEDDAGVTLLREDENPLDHAPLQEGQPKKFSDIKQPLLELQLMSNETKISLYGRRSEQRLAQVAPYSSVPFHLTGRFYGPYPKWISESENEQGGYYQESFVPTYRMILRFVPR from the coding sequence AACAAGCCCTTCAGAAGGTGGTAGACCTCGTTCTATGCCACATATAACTCCGCCTGGGGGAAGTTTATTATACACTATCAGTGCAAATCCGAACCAAGGGTTTCGTTTTGTTCGATGGGAGCTAATCAACGGATGGAATGCTTCGATAGGCAATCTAAATGCAGAAACAACAAGTCTTAATATCTCTACTGGTGGCCCTATAGGACCACCAGTACATGAGACGATAACGATACGAGCAATATATGAGAGGGTTTACAATTTAACTTTCCAATCTTCTCCAAATGCTGGAGGAAATCCAAGAGCGGATCAAACAATACTGGCACAAGGTGAAACGACCACGATCCATGCCAACGTTTCGAATGGATATCGCTTTGTTCAATGGGAGCCTGTTTCTGGAAACGCGACTATTGCAAACCGAACGAGTCAAAGTACATCCATTACGATGGGGGCAGGAGATTCGTCAATTCGAGCAGTCTACGAACAAATCACCCATAGTGTGAGTGTGCAGGCAAATCCAACGATTGGTGGCAATCCTAGGGTTTCAGCTTCATCCGCTGCCCAAGGAGCAACCATCAATTTGAATGCAAATCCAGCTACCGGTTATCGTTTTGTCAATTGGCAGTTTCGAACCCAAAATGGGGCAACCATAACGAATAGTAATCTGGCGAATACCAGTTTACGAATGGGTACGGGACCTGTGAGCGTCCAAGCCAATTATGAACGCTTGCAACAAGGTAGTGTCGTCGTAAGGTATGTGGACGAAGAGGGTAATGAGTTAGCTCAAAGCGATATTTTAACGGGATTTAGCGGAGAAGCATATCGTACAGAAGCAAAAGAAATCGAAGGGTGGGAATTGCTTGTTAAACCGGAAAATGCAACAGGGGTTTTCACGAATGTGGAGCAAATAGTCACCTATACTTATCGGAAGAACCAGCAGTTATGGGGAACTGTCCCTTGGGAATACGACGAGGCAACGAAAACGATCCATTTGTATGGTGGAATCGCTGGATCGGTCCCAGAAGCGCCATGGAAAAGCCATTCTGAAGTTGAAACGATCATTGTCACCAACGAGGTATTTTTACCGGAAAATAGCGCATCTCTTTTTAACGGGGCAAGACAGTTAGAAAGTATTGAAGGTGTAGGAAACTTTAATACATCTAAGGTAACGAATATGGATGAGATGTTTGCACGTACTTCGGCGCTAAAAGAGCTAGATATTAGTCAATGGGATGTGTCTAATGTAACTAGCATGAGTCACACATTTGCTTGGATGACCAATTTAAGAAAGCTAGATGTCAGTCAATGGGATGTTGGGAATGTGATCGATATGGGGAATTTATTTATGTCTTCCTCTTCGCTAGCTGAATTAGATTTGAGCAATTGGGACACAAGAAATAAAAATATTAGTGGCATGTTCTATCTTGCATTAAGACTTTCATCCCTTAAATTAGGAGAAGAATCAGTTATCGGAAATACCAGCTTACGAACTATCGTTCCTACAGCGGAATATACAGGACGATGGGTGCTTGAAGAAAGTTTGGATAGTTCAGTTCGAACAATCGCTTTTGAGAATTCAAACGAATTTATGGCAAATTACGACGGAAATCATCCAGGAACTTATGTATGGGAACGTTCTCGTCCGGAAGAATTAGTGGCAACATTAGAGCCATTAAGTGACCAATCAACAGCAATCACTGGCTGGATGACAGAAGTAACGGATAGTCGAACAATCACTTACCAAAATACAGCGGGACAAACAGTCAGTGTAACTAAAGAATCACCGAGGATCAAGTGGGGAGATTACCAAGATGCAGATCAACGGATTCGACAGTTTGAGATACCCTTAGCAGAAAATGAGCGTTTAGCAACAGACACACAGGTAACGCTCGCTATTGCTAAACCATCCGTCGAAACAACTGGTGATTTGACGATTGACGAAAAGGTAATCAAAGGGATCGACTACACTGCAAATCACTTTACATTAGAACGTAATAAGTTAGAGGGATTAACCAGTGAAGCAGAACTCCATGAATTGATTCTGAAGGAAAGTCAGGCAACAGCACACGATGTTTTGACACAGGACGATCGCAGTCAGGAAATTAAAATCGTAGCTACGGATTTAACCAAGGATGAAGTGGACGATGGCACGTATTTTTCTACATTTCAAGTAGGGAACAAAGCCTATCAGTTTACAATAGGCATTGATGTTAGTTCGAAGATCCATCATCTAAAAGTTTCCATACCGACGAAAATGGTGTTCGAATCCCTCTACCAAGGCGAGGAAACTAATCGTGAATTTGTTAGTCCAGATTACGAGATACGTAATCATTCAGATCTTTCTGTTGATACGTATGTGAATCAGTTCATTGTTGAAGATGATGCAGGGGTCACCTTGTTAAGGGAGGATGAAAATCCTTTAGATCACGCGCCATTGCAAGAAGGACAACCGAAAAAATTCTCTGATATCAAACAACCACTATTGGAATTACAGTTGATGTCTAATGAAACCAAAATTTCTTTATATGGACGAAGAAGTGAACAACGCTTGGCACAAGTTGCACCATATTCAAGTGTCCCTTTCCATTTGACCGGTCGATTTTATGGGCCATATCCTAAGTGGATCTCGGAAAGTGAAAATGAACAAGGGGGCTATTATCAAGAGTCATTCGTTCCCACCTATCGTATGATTTTACGATTTGTTCCCAGATAG
- a CDS encoding LPXTG cell wall anchor domain-containing protein → MENLLSDSTMRKSRSKKWQVLSVLQILFIISLSCSTIVKAEEVQSTHNIRVSGTIGSTVEETKEANKHQTLVADLSAITKQNLPETGTVVNQRIVFLGYLLIGISGGVVLFSRKRNYPIEYLK, encoded by the coding sequence ATGGAAAATCTACTATCAGATAGTACGATGAGGAAGTCTAGAAGTAAAAAATGGCAAGTTTTATCGGTACTACAAATACTTTTTATTATCAGCTTATCCTGTTCAACCATAGTTAAGGCAGAAGAGGTGCAATCTACTCACAATATCAGAGTATCTGGTACGATTGGATCAACTGTTGAAGAAACAAAAGAAGCAAACAAGCACCAGACACTAGTCGCTGATCTTTCTGCGATCACAAAACAAAATCTACCCGAAACAGGAACAGTAGTAAATCAACGAATTGTTTTCTTAGGTTATCTGTTGATTGGTATTTCTGGGGGAGTAGTTTTGTTTTCTAGAAAACGAAACTATCCTATTGAATACTTAAAATGA
- the recU gene encoding Holliday junction resolvase RecU — MVLRYPNGRPYIKDASSKEKKQVKRNPNTEFGNRGMRFEEAINESNEYYLAHQMAVIHKKPTPVQIVKVDYPRRSAAVIKEAYFTQASTTDYNGVYRGFYLDFEAKETKNKTSFPFKNFHPHQISHMEACQKQGGICFVLLWFSALQRCFYLDSTHLVHYWHEQQTQGRKSLPLSLIEELGIEIPSGFAPRVPYLQAIDQYLESNEGEPKNAN, encoded by the coding sequence ATGGTTTTACGCTATCCAAATGGCCGTCCTTATATCAAGGATGCCTCGTCCAAAGAAAAAAAACAAGTAAAAAGGAACCCAAATACGGAGTTTGGCAATCGCGGGATGCGATTTGAAGAAGCCATCAATGAAAGCAACGAGTATTATCTGGCACATCAAATGGCCGTTATCCATAAAAAGCCAACACCGGTTCAAATCGTAAAAGTTGACTATCCTCGACGTAGTGCCGCTGTCATTAAAGAAGCTTATTTTACACAGGCTTCCACAACTGATTATAACGGTGTCTATCGAGGTTTCTATTTGGATTTTGAAGCAAAAGAGACAAAAAACAAAACTTCATTTCCATTTAAAAATTTTCATCCCCATCAAATCTCACATATGGAAGCTTGTCAAAAACAAGGAGGAATCTGTTTTGTCCTTTTATGGTTTTCTGCCTTACAGCGTTGTTTTTATTTAGATAGTACACATTTAGTCCACTATTGGCACGAACAACAGACACAAGGAAGGAAATCCTTGCCGCTTTCATTGATTGAAGAATTAGGAATCGAGATTCCAAGTGGCTTTGCCCCTCGTGTTCCATACTTGCAAGCAATCGACCAGTACTTAGAATCTAATGAAGGAGAACCAAAGAATGCCAACTAA
- the gpsB gene encoding cell division regulator GpsB, with the protein MANLIYSPKDILQQEFKTKMRGYDPIEVDEFLDNIIKDYENYSKQLLALQEENDKLSAKVAQLSKNQGAAPSRAQQTETPKSAAVTNFDILKRLSNLEREVFGKKLDAQAGNVPPVTPNPNNYTSTNEHDNEATRQF; encoded by the coding sequence ATGGCGAATTTGATTTATAGTCCTAAAGACATTTTACAACAAGAATTCAAAACAAAAATGCGCGGATATGATCCGATCGAAGTGGACGAATTCTTAGACAATATTATCAAAGATTATGAGAATTACAGCAAACAACTCCTTGCTTTACAAGAAGAAAACGATAAATTAAGTGCAAAAGTCGCTCAATTGTCGAAAAACCAAGGAGCAGCTCCAAGTCGTGCACAACAAACAGAAACTCCTAAAAGTGCGGCAGTAACGAATTTTGATATTTTAAAACGTTTATCAAATCTTGAACGTGAAGTATTTGGTAAAAAATTAGATGCACAAGCAGGAAATGTACCACCAGTAACACCTAATCCAAACAACTATACATCAACAAATGAACATGACAACGAAGCAACACGTCAGTTTTAA